From Candidatus Atelocyanobacterium thalassa isolate ALOHA, a single genomic window includes:
- the galE gene encoding UDP-glucose 4-epimerase GalE, which produces MNKSTILVTGGAGYIGSHVALLLKKAGYNILILDNLSFGHSEIVRDVLDVELIIGDTNDRLLLDKIFATRNICAVMHFAAFLAVGESVHHPATYYKNNVVGTLTLLEAMVSANINKLIFSSTCSIYGISNNIPITENHPNNPLNPYASSKYMVEQILKDFDQAYNLKSVVFRYFNAAGADPSGDLGEDHTPEIHLIPLALLTALKKREHLVIFGTDYDTPDGTAIRDYIHVSDLATAHILGLEYLLSGGSSDMFNLGNGNGFSVREVIDVVKKITDVDFLVKEGKRRPGDAPILVGSGLKIKSKLNWKPQYPSLETIVDHAWKWHRKRHK; this is translated from the coding sequence GTGAATAAATCTACGATTTTAGTTACAGGAGGAGCTGGATATATTGGCTCTCATGTAGCTTTATTACTTAAAAAAGCAGGATATAATATTCTTATTCTCGATAATCTTTCTTTCGGTCATTCTGAAATTGTAAGAGATGTTTTAGACGTTGAGCTTATTATTGGAGATACTAATGATCGCCTTTTATTAGATAAAATTTTCGCAACAAGAAATATTTGTGCTGTAATGCATTTTGCTGCCTTCCTTGCAGTAGGAGAATCAGTTCATCATCCAGCTACATATTATAAAAACAACGTAGTAGGAACTTTAACTCTTTTAGAAGCGATGGTTTCTGCTAATATAAATAAACTTATTTTTTCTTCTACTTGTTCTATATATGGGATATCTAATAATATTCCAATAACAGAAAACCATCCTAATAATCCTTTAAATCCATATGCTTCAAGTAAATATATGGTTGAGCAAATATTAAAAGACTTTGATCAAGCTTATAATTTAAAATCTGTAGTTTTTAGATACTTTAATGCTGCAGGGGCCGATCCTTCTGGAGATTTAGGAGAAGATCATACACCTGAAATTCATTTGATCCCCTTAGCTTTACTTACAGCTTTAAAAAAGAGAGAGCACCTTGTTATTTTCGGCACAGACTATGACACTCCTGATGGTACTGCAATTAGAGATTATATCCATGTCAGTGATTTAGCAACAGCTCACATTCTTGGTTTAGAATATCTTCTAAGCGGAGGAAGTAGCGATATGTTTAATTTAGGTAATGGAAATGGATTTTCTGTACGAGAAGTAATTGATGTCGTGAAAAAAATTACTGATGTAGATTTTCTAGTTAAAGAAGGTAAACGTCGACCAGGAGACGCACCCATACTAGTAGGAAGTGGGTTAAAAATTAAATCAAAGCTAAATTGGAAACCACAGTATCCTAGTCTGGAAACTATAGTCGATCATGCCTGGAAGTGGCATCGCAAAAGACACAAATAG
- the acsF gene encoding magnesium-protoporphyrin IX monomethyl ester (oxidative) cyclase, producing MVNTLQKPKLKELHPNIQSTAKETLLTPRFYTTDFEALAKMDISINEEELKAILEEFRTDYNRYHFIRRGEFSQTWDHFDEDTRKLFVEFLERSCTAEFSGFLLYKELGRRLKNKNPILAECFLLMSRDEARHAGFLNKALSDFNMTLDLGFLTKSRSYTFFQPKFIFYATYLSEKIGYWRYITIYRHLENNPENKIYPIFNFFENWCQDENRHGDFFDAIMKANPEILNDWKARLWCRFFLLSVFATMYFNDTQRSDFYSAIGLNARDYDKHVIEKTNEVAGRVFPVILNLKDPKFYERLEICVSNNAKLREIDSSEQHYTLKFLRKLPILVSNASQLLKLYLINPINTEHLQGNIR from the coding sequence ATGGTAAATACTCTTCAAAAACCTAAACTCAAAGAACTACATCCAAACATTCAATCTACAGCGAAAGAAACTCTTTTAACTCCCCGTTTTTATACGACTGATTTTGAAGCATTAGCAAAGATGGATATTTCAATTAATGAAGAAGAATTGAAAGCTATTCTTGAAGAGTTTCGTACAGATTATAATCGTTATCATTTTATTCGACGTGGAGAGTTTTCTCAAACTTGGGACCATTTTGATGAAGATACTCGTAAGTTATTTGTTGAATTTTTAGAACGTTCATGCACAGCTGAATTCTCAGGTTTTTTACTTTACAAGGAATTAGGAAGACGTTTAAAAAATAAAAATCCTATTCTTGCAGAATGTTTTTTATTAATGTCACGAGATGAAGCACGTCATGCTGGATTTTTAAATAAAGCTTTGTCAGACTTTAATATGACTTTAGATTTGGGGTTTTTAACCAAAAGTCGTAGTTATACTTTCTTCCAGCCTAAGTTCATTTTTTATGCAACTTATTTATCTGAAAAGATTGGCTATTGGCGTTATATTACAATTTATCGACATCTAGAAAATAATCCTGAAAATAAGATATATCCTATATTTAACTTTTTTGAAAATTGGTGTCAAGATGAAAATCGTCATGGAGATTTTTTTGATGCAATCATGAAAGCAAATCCTGAGATATTGAATGATTGGAAAGCCCGTTTATGGTGCCGCTTTTTCTTGTTATCAGTATTTGCAACTATGTATTTTAATGATACTCAAAGGAGTGATTTTTACTCAGCTATTGGTTTAAATGCTCGAGATTATGATAAGCATGTTATTGAAAAAACTAATGAAGTAGCTGGACGAGTTTTTCCAGTAATATTGAACCTTAAAGATCCTAAATTCTATGAGCGTTTAGAGATATGCGTTAGTAATAACGCTAAATTAAGAGAAATAGATTCTTCTGAACAACATTATACTCTAAAGTTTTTAAGAAAATTACCAATACTAGTATCTAATGCAAGCCAACTTTTAAAGCTATATTTAATAAATCCGATTAATACTGAACATTTACAAGGGAATATACGCTAA
- a CDS encoding cofactor assembly of complex C subunit B: protein MSSNYNQSLRLIPIFSGIIGSTLLVINRFTTVQLTESQARSDVVGIILSGTLVLVGLLWQQMQPKSPNAVTLIGEEGIEFNIHLDEETQIDLAWASHLLLNNTVTKSVIIYYKNDILLRRGILGENNKVTPGKILNKVLQEQKPIYLVNLELYPGKIEFDYLPVNTQGIICQPLGGNGVMVLGTNIARSYTKQDENWIEGIADKITLTLQKKLG, encoded by the coding sequence ATGAGCTCAAACTATAATCAAAGTCTACGACTAATTCCTATATTTTCAGGCATCATAGGAAGCACATTGTTAGTAATTAATCGTTTTACAACAGTACAACTAACTGAATCTCAAGCAAGATCTGATGTTGTAGGAATTATTTTAAGTGGAACACTAGTTCTTGTTGGGTTACTTTGGCAACAAATGCAACCAAAGTCACCTAATGCTGTTACTTTAATCGGAGAAGAGGGGATTGAATTTAATATTCATTTAGATGAAGAAACTCAGATAGATTTAGCTTGGGCATCTCACTTATTATTAAATAATACTGTTACTAAATCTGTAATTATTTACTATAAAAACGACATTTTGCTTCGCCGTGGAATTTTAGGTGAAAACAATAAAGTTACTCCGGGTAAGATATTAAATAAAGTTCTTCAGGAACAGAAACCAATATATTTAGTTAACCTTGAATTATATCCAGGAAAAATTGAATTTGATTATTTACCAGTGAATACACAAGGAATCATCTGCCAACCATTAGGGGGAAATGGTGTGATGGTTCTTGGTACTAATATTGCTCGTAGTTACACGAAACAAGATGAAAACTGGATTGAAGGCATTGCTGACAAAATAACTCTAACTTTGCAGAAAAAATTAGGTTAA